Genomic segment of Cryomorphaceae bacterium:
ATTCTAAAACCCTCATTTCCTGCTGATAGCAAAAAGAAATGCCTGTGTCCGAAGCGTACAATCAGTTTTTCGAGTGCCAGAAGCGCCTCTCCTCCACCCTCAGCACGCAGCCACCACTGCTCAATATCATTAAAAATGAATACCGTGCCTTCCTGAACAGATGTGAGAATACTGCGCAGGGTCCCCTTGGGGTTGCCAAGAGCTTTTCCTATCTGAGCGAACAAATCTGAGGCACTGTGACTCCCTCCCTGAGGTGGTTCAATGCGGATGATTTTGCCTTTAATCAGGTTGCCGGCTATGTGCTCAATCAGAAAGGTTTTTCCTGATAGGCTATCTCCAGTTACAATCAGGGCTCCACCTGAGCCACCTTTCATACGTTGAACAGCTGAGCGGGCAACCACCATTTCGCGGTTCCGGACGTGGATGGCACTTCCTGTATTGAGATGCCTGCCGCCAAAAAGCTGCTTGTAGTAGTACGGGAGATCCGAGTCAATGTGCGGTGGCAACTTGAGTGTGTCCAGAAAATCAAGCATCCGTGCCGTGTCGTTATCCAACTCTTGGTACTTCCGCTCGTAGCGGGCAACCACAGCTTCGTATTGCCTTCGGGAAATGAATTGTAAAAACTCATCCTTCAAGGCACTCACCCTGGAGAAGCGTTTACCCAACCACTGATAAAGCAGCGGTGAAGACTTGTCTTTATCACTCTGAATGGTGAGCTGAGCCGCTCTTTCCAGGACAGTTTCTGTCTGCAAAACCCCAAGCAGTTGAAGCCGCATATCGAGCAGCATGGCACCAAAAGCTTTCTCAGTCTTTTCGAGCTCTTCGCGCGCTTCTTGCGCTGTTTGTTCCGATTGTTCAAGCACCGATTTCCAATCTTCACCTTCAGCCTTTGGTTCGCTGTCAAAACTGTACGAAATCAGATTTGCCGTATTCACCACCTTGCCATTGATGCGGTTCAATTTAGAGGTAATGTCTTGAATTTCTTTACGGTAAGGCTCAACCAAAGTAGTGTCAATCAAGTAGTCGGCAATACGCGCTATTACAATATCTTTTTGAGGCAAGCGCTTGGTGAATGTAGCACCCGACCACTCTTTTCCGGTGTTGAGCAGTGTGCATGATTCAGGAAGCATTGCTGTTGCCTCATCACTTCCACTTTCCACCCTTTGAATAAGCAATTGCGGATTTAAAAACAGTCGTTCGTTCAACTTAAAAACCGTTTCCTCTTCGCCAATATCCTTGTTTGCTTCTTTGCGCAAGTGTTCAATTCCATCAAAAAACACGTTGATATTGTCGCGAACAGCCTTAAAGTATTGGCTCCTAACAGTAGCTTCAGAACGCTGTAAAACAGATAGTATGTTAGCCAAAACAAGCTGAAACCACAGTCCTCCTTCCATGTGTTGCAGAAACAATTTCTGGTTTTGCGCCCAAGCCTCAGGGAAGTGCCGCAAGCGATTGAGAAGTGCGGACTGCGTTTTTCCCGTGAAATCTATTCTTCTCGCCCGAATGAGACCGTTTATGTCAACATCGCACGCAGCCCTGGCCAGTTCCTTCGCCATGGAATCCACCAAAGCTGAGAGCTTTTCGCCAAACCGCTTGTGCATGCATTCCGCTTCATCTTTGAGTTTACTAAAAACACTCTGCAATTCATTTTGGTTGCCGTTATTTTGACTTACAAGTGGGCGCTCTATAAGGTGCTTTTTCACAAGCATCTGTGTCTTTTCTGCCAGTTGGTAATTGTTCTGTACCCACTCCCCCATCAGCCGCTGAAATCCGGGCAGCAAAAAGGTATCTGTCCAAACAGCCAGTAGCTCATGAAGGGCAACATGGGTGCGTTTTGCCCCTCCGAGTCTTCGCCAAAACTTCAAACGCGTTTTGGCTTTTCTAATTCTGGCGCTATCATCCGGGTGCACCGCCAAATCGGCTATCTGCAGTGCACGCTGAAATACTTTTTCATGTTTGCCCGGTAATTGCTTTACCTGGTCTAACCAAATCTGGATGCCCTGCCCGAGTGCCTCTTCCTGCTGCTCAAGGGGTTCTGTGGCTTCACGAAGCGCCTCTTGTTGCAGCTTGTTTAAAAAAACCTTGCTACGTTCAGAAAGCTCTTTTGTGGTAAGTGTATCATATTCTGAACAATAGACCAACAACAGTTCACCCATGCTGCTCACAATTCCTCGCCAGTGCTCCGAAACCGAACCCAGAGCGCTATTGACGAATACCTCGTTGACTTCCTTAAGTTCGGATACTACTTCATGCAGTGCTTCATCAAGGCCCACTACGGGCGAATCAAATCCCTCCGGAGATCGTTTCTCCACGGAAATCTTCTCAGCGCTGGTATCCTTCTCTTCTTCTAGCATCTTTCCTTACTCTGTAAATTTAGGTAGCGGAATCAGGGCAATGTGCTTGCACAAAGATATTTTTTTCACATTCAGGCGTGCTCAAAGCATGCAAAAAGCCTAAAAATCGTCAATTTCAGTAATAAACCTTACTATCACATCCCCATTCCATACATTACCATTACCTTCGTGGCCTGAACCAAAAAATTGAAAAACCCATGAGAAAAGTAAACCTCGCATTATCTATCTTCGTTGCCGGATTGTTTCTGGTATCATGCGAAGAACAACAAGCTCCACAGGAAAAGGCGGAAACCCCTGAAAAAACCGAAAGCGGCATTGCTGACGGAACTTACGATATTGATCTCAAAAACAGTGTTGTTGAATGGAAAGGCACCATGCTTGGTGTGAAGCATCACACAGGAACACTGAATTTTCAGGCCGGAAAACTGGCCATTGAAAATGGTGTGGTAACTGCGGGAACTTTTGTCGTTGACATGAACTCGATGAGAACTACCGACGACAACTACAACCCTGAGGAAGGTCAAACTCCAGACAAACTGATTGAACACCTCAAGTCTGACGATTTCTTCCTAACCAGCGAGTATCCTACTGCTACTTTTGTGCTTTCGGATATGTCGGGCGAAAAAGCCAAAGGTGAAATGACCATTCGCGGCAACACCAATGATGTAAAAGTGAGCGGTGTTGCTGTTGAAGCGCATGGCGACCACATCCACGGC
This window contains:
- a CDS encoding YceI family protein translates to MRKVNLALSIFVAGLFLVSCEEQQAPQEKAETPEKTESGIADGTYDIDLKNSVVEWKGTMLGVKHHTGTLNFQAGKLAIENGVVTAGTFVVDMNSMRTTDDNYNPEEGQTPDKLIEHLKSDDFFLTSEYPTATFVLSDMSGEKAKGEMTIRGNTNDVKVSGVAVEAHGDHIHGSATAVLDRQKYDVKFSHPLEEMVLSDDLEIKVNFTANKN